A stretch of Prunus dulcis chromosome 6, ALMONDv2, whole genome shotgun sequence DNA encodes these proteins:
- the LOC117630445 gene encoding agamous-like MADS-box protein AGL61, giving the protein MGRKKTQMELIETESARHVAFSKRRSGLFKKASELCTMCAVEVAIIIFSIGGKAFSFGHPNVHFVFNRLRCSENPDASTSSNEAAGQDPILHDLNKTHSDLIENVGLVKKLGKKMRRAIMEKQKPDWFYAPRESLSMEVLYEMKEALEDVQENVRRDKERLLAQA; this is encoded by the coding sequence ATGGGCCGCAAGAAGACTCAAATGGAGTTGATCGAGACTGAAAGTGCTCGGCATGTTGCGTTCTCCAAGCGCCGATCTGGCCTCTTCAAGAAGGCCAGTGAACTTTGCACCATGTGTGCGGTTGAAGTTGCCATTATCATCTTCTCCATTGGAGGGAAGGCATTTTCATTTGGCCACCCTAATGTCCACTTTGTGTTTAACAGGCTTCGTTGTTCTGAGAACCCAGATGCCAGCACCAGCTCTAATGAGGCTGCAGGACAAGATCCAATTCTGCACGATCTTAACAAAACCCACTCTGATCTTATTGAAAATGTGGGGCTTGTGAAGAAACTagggaagaagatgaggaggGCAATAATGGAGAAACAGAAGCCTGACTGGTTTTATGCACCAAGGGAAAGCCTTAGCATGGAGGTTCTATACGAGATGAAGGAGGCTCTAGAAGACGTACAAGAGAATGTGCGTAGAGACAAGGAAAGGCTTCTAGCGCAGGCTTAA
- the LOC117633168 gene encoding cytochrome c oxidase subunit 6a, mitochondrial, which produces MAMSMVRSAALRTVLRSGSRSSAPPKRSFSSSAAHDDAHETAKWEKITYLGIASCTIFAFVVLSKPHPHYDEPPPYPYLHIRNKEFPWGPNGLFEKKHEHH; this is translated from the exons ATGGCGATGTCGATGGTCCGATCTGCTGCCCTTCGAACCGTCCTGCGCAGTGGCTCTCGATCCTCTGCTCCTCCAAAGCgttccttctcctcctctgcTGCTCACGACGATGCTc ATGAGACGGCCAAGTGGGAGAAGATTACTTACTTAGGCATTGCTTCATGCACTATTTTCGCGTTTGTTGTCCTGTCAAAGCCTCATCCTCACTACGACGAGCCTCCT CCGTACCCATATTTACACATCCGCAATAAGGAGTTCCCATGGG GTCCGAATGGTCTTTTTGAAAAGAAGCACGAGCACCACTAG